From the genome of Triticum aestivum cultivar Chinese Spring chromosome 3B, IWGSC CS RefSeq v2.1, whole genome shotgun sequence, one region includes:
- the LOC123064536 gene encoding putative E3 ubiquitin-protein ligase SINA-like 6, translating to MDESCSGKKWRKGDPHQRPEQMSDMAAPAAGISGIIDPEVLDCTICFDPLQPPVFQCAVGHVICSPCQGKLINKENCNTCSLPGGYNRCYALEKILESLRIPCANAAYGCTVKTHYHEVEDHGKSCPHAPCFCPEPGCNFAGSTVALLAHLTGGHMWPSTELEYNVKLTLEVKAGVHVLHRRDRSPFFLVKFTPAPPPYGSAASVLCVDPDATATMEKGRKFRCQLGSSNVDMDWQQYSRFQVRSTTLSDGWPPTEDGGSLYVAPSTESITVSITKIMRDICSLPARKNIRSQQLEHFCKRKSSNPDAKTFSQPRMGESTKKQHISTM from the exons ATGGATGAGAGCTGCAGCGGCAAGAAGTGGAGGAAAGGGGATCCCCATCAACGGCCGGAGCAGATGAGCGACATGGCCGCGCCGGCGGCGGGCATCAGCGGCATCATCGACCCGGAAGTTCTCGACTGCACCATCTGcttcgaccccctccagcctccggTCTTCCAG TGCGCCGTTGGGCATGTGATCTGCTCACCCTGCCAAGGCAAACTCATAAACAAGGAGAACTGCAACACGTGCTCCCTCCCCGGCGGGTACAACCGATGCTACGCACTCGAAAAAATCCTGGAGTCCCTCCGCATCCCTTGCGCCAACGCCGCGTACGGGTGCACCGTGAAGACGCACTATCACGAGGTGGAGGACCATGGCAAGTCATGCCCCCACGCGCCATGCTTCTGTCCGGAACCTGGCTGCAACTTCGCCGGCTCCACCGTTGCACTCCTGGCTCATCTTACCGGCGGTCATATGTGGCCATCCACCGAGTTGGAGTACAATGTTAAGCTCACACTGGAGGTGAAAGCAGGAGTGCATGTTCTCCACAGGCGAGACAGGAGTCCCTTTTTCCTCGTGAAGTTCACTCCGGCGCCGCCACCTTACGGCAGCGCCGCCTCAGTTTTGTGCGTAGATCCTGATGCCACCGCCACCATGGAGAAGGGGCGCAAGTTCAGGTGCCAACTTGGCTCGAGCAACGTCGACATGGATTGGCAGCAATATTCGCGTTTCCAGGTCAGGAGCACCACGCTCTCCGACGGGTGGCCACCGACAGAGGACGGCGGTTCCCTATATGTTGCACCCAGCACCGAGAGCATCACTGTCAGTATCACGAAGATAATGCGCGACATATGCTCATTGCCTGCCAGGAAAAACATCAGGTCACAGCAGCTAGAGCACTTCTGCAAAAGAAAGTCGAGCAACCCTGATGCGAAGACCTTCAGTCAACCGCGGATGGGAGAATCTACAAAAAAGCAACATATCAGTACGATGTAG